One Callospermophilus lateralis isolate mCalLat2 chromosome 6, mCalLat2.hap1, whole genome shotgun sequence genomic region harbors:
- the Oard1 gene encoding ADP-ribose glycohydrolase OARD1, with translation MASSLNEDPEGSRITYVKGDLFACPKTDSLAHCISEDCRMGAGIAVLFKKKFGGVQELLNQQKKSGEVAVLKRDGRYIYYLITKKRASHKPTYENLQKSLEAMKSHCLKNGVTDLSMPRIGCGLDRLQWENVSAMIEEVFEATDIKITVYTL, from the exons ATGGCCAGCAGTCTTAATGAAGATCCAGAAGGAAGCAGA ATTACATATGTGAAAGGAGACCTTTTTGCATGTCCCAAAACAGACTCTCTAGCCCACTGTATCAGTGAGGATTGTCGCATGGGTGCTGGGATAGCTGTCCTCTTCAAGAAGAAATTTGGAGGGGTGCAAGAACTGTTAAATCAAC AAAAGAAATCTGGAGAAGTGGCTGTCCTCAAGAGAGATGGGCGATATATATATTATTTG ATTACAAAGAAAAGGGCTTCACACAAGCCAACTTATGAAAACTTACAGAAGAGCTTAGAGGCCATGAAGTCTCATTGTTTGAAGAATGGAGTCACGGATCTCTCCATGCCCAG GATTGGATGTGGTCTTGATCGTCTGCAATGGGAAAATGTATCTGCAATGATTGAGGAGGTATTTGAGGCAACGGACATCAAAATTACTGTGTATACGCTCTGA
- the Apobec2 gene encoding C->U-editing enzyme APOBEC-2 produces MAQKEEAAAAAAPASQNGEDLDDLENPEKLKELIELPPFEIVTGERLPVNFFKFQFRNVEYSSGRNKTFLCYVVEAQGKGGQVQASRGYLEDEHAAAHAEEAFFNTILPTFDPALRYNVTWYVSSSPCVACADRIIKTLGKTKNLRLLILVGRLFMWEEPEIQTALKKLKEAGCKLRIMKPQDFEYIWQNFVEQEEGQSKAFEPWEDIQENFLYYEEKLADILK; encoded by the exons ATGGCCCAGAAAGAAGAGGCTGCTGCGGCTGCTGCACCGGCCTCCCAAAATGGGGAGGACCTGGACGACCTGGAGAACCCCGAGAAGCTGAAGGAGCTCATTGAGCTGCCGCCCTTTGAGATCGTCACAGG AGAGCGGCTGCCTGTCAACTTCTTTAAGTTTCAGTTCCGGAATGTGGAGTACAGTTCTGGGCGGAACAAGACCTTCCTCTGCTATGTGGTTGAAGCGCAGGGCAAGGGAGGCCAAGTCCAGGCATCTCGGGGATACCTAGAGGATGAGCATGCAGCTGCCCACGCAGAGGAAGCCTTTTTCAACACCATCCTGCCCACCTTTGACCCGGCCTTGCGGTACAATGTCACCTGGTATGTGTCTTCTAGTCCCTGTGTAGCTTGCGCTGACCGCATTATCAAAACCCTTGGGAAGACCAAGAACCTGCGCCTGCTCATTCTGGTGGGGCGACTCTTCATGTGGGAAGAACCAGAGATCCAGACTGCTCTGAAGAAACTGAAGGAGGCTGGCTGCAAACTGCGTATCATGAAGCCCCAGGATTTCGAGTACATCTGGCAGAATTTTGTGGAGCAAGAAGAGGGTCAATCCAAGGCCTTCGAGCCCTGGGAGGACATTCAGGAGAACTTCCTATACTATGAGGAGAAGTTGGCAGACATCCTGAAGTAG